The following proteins come from a genomic window of Yinghuangia sp. ASG 101:
- a CDS encoding Gfo/Idh/MocA family protein, with protein MTSDREFGWGIAATGVIAKRVGSVIAREPGMRVAAVGSRDTGRARALADELGAPSAHGSYAELVRNPEVDAIYIATPHAQHRAVAEAAFAAGKAVLCEKPLAATLADATAMVKEAQAAGVFLMEAMWMRFNPVIRRVQDIVGAGQIGEVRTINASFGFPQPYDPASRLWDPQQGGGALLDLGVYPVALAHLLLGDPEAVHVTGALAENGVDAEAALMMTWPGGARAFLETSLVNLTAMTATVSGTRGWIEVGAPFHAATHVTVRTSPTPEEHRIESADEAFAAELREVRDLVSRGATESPVMPLDATLAVMRLLEDARDSLGAVPFA; from the coding sequence ATGACTTCTGACCGGGAGTTCGGGTGGGGCATCGCGGCCACGGGAGTGATCGCCAAAAGGGTGGGCTCGGTGATCGCCCGGGAACCCGGCATGCGGGTGGCCGCCGTCGGCTCGCGCGACACCGGGCGGGCGCGTGCGCTCGCCGACGAACTGGGCGCTCCTTCCGCGCACGGCTCGTACGCCGAACTCGTCCGGAATCCCGAGGTCGACGCGATCTACATCGCCACCCCACACGCCCAGCATCGCGCGGTCGCCGAGGCGGCGTTCGCCGCCGGCAAGGCCGTGCTTTGCGAGAAGCCGCTCGCGGCGACGCTCGCCGACGCCACCGCGATGGTCAAAGAGGCCCAAGCGGCAGGGGTGTTCCTGATGGAAGCGATGTGGATGCGCTTCAACCCGGTGATCCGCCGCGTCCAGGACATCGTCGGCGCGGGGCAGATCGGTGAAGTCCGCACCATCAACGCCTCGTTCGGCTTCCCGCAGCCGTACGATCCCGCGTCCCGGCTGTGGGACCCGCAGCAAGGAGGTGGGGCGCTGCTTGACCTGGGGGTCTACCCGGTCGCGCTCGCCCACCTCCTCCTCGGCGATCCCGAGGCGGTGCACGTCACCGGAGCGCTGGCCGAGAACGGCGTCGACGCCGAAGCGGCGCTGATGATGACCTGGCCCGGCGGAGCACGCGCATTTCTGGAGACCTCCCTGGTCAACCTCACCGCGATGACGGCCACGGTCAGCGGAACCCGAGGGTGGATCGAGGTGGGCGCGCCGTTCCACGCCGCGACCCACGTGACCGTACGCACCAGCCCCACGCCTGAGGAGCACCGGATCGAGTCGGCGGATGAAGCCTTCGCCGCCGAACTCCGCGAAGTCCGCGACCTCGTGAGCCGTGGCGCCACCGAAAGCCCGGTCATGCCGCTCGACGCCACCCTGGCCGTCATGCGCCTGCTCGAAGACGCCCGCGACAGCCTCGGCGCCGTCCCCTTCGCGTGA
- a CDS encoding ATP-binding cassette domain-containing protein, translating into MTTFLLDVRDLRVVFPGRGFRARPTEVLHGVSLTVGKGETLGLVGESGSGKTTIGRAVLGLVKPSGGTIRFDGRDITHATPKQRRVLARDIQVVFQDPYTSLNPSLTIGDILSEPLVVQGATTKHARQRVRILLDQVGLPGDASERLPREFSGGQRQRVAIARALAPEPRLIVCDEPVSALDLSTQARVLDLFLDIQRRTGVAYLFVTHDLSVVRYVSHRVTVLYRGDCVETGSADAVTTSPQHAYTRKLMLASPVTDPIEQQKRRSERRRLAALATQDAGVGQN; encoded by the coding sequence ATGACGACTTTCCTGCTCGATGTGCGCGACCTGCGCGTCGTCTTTCCCGGCCGCGGCTTCCGCGCCCGTCCCACCGAGGTGCTGCACGGCGTGTCCCTGACCGTCGGCAAGGGCGAAACCCTCGGCCTCGTCGGCGAATCCGGCTCCGGCAAGACCACCATCGGACGCGCCGTCCTCGGCCTGGTCAAACCCAGCGGCGGGACGATCCGCTTCGACGGCCGCGACATCACCCACGCCACGCCCAAACAACGCCGCGTCCTCGCCCGCGACATCCAGGTCGTCTTCCAGGATCCCTACACCTCCCTCAACCCGTCGCTCACCATCGGCGACATCCTCAGCGAACCCCTCGTCGTCCAAGGCGCCACCACCAAGCACGCCCGACAGCGCGTCCGCATCCTCCTCGACCAGGTCGGCCTGCCCGGGGACGCCTCCGAACGCCTCCCCCGCGAATTCAGCGGCGGCCAGCGCCAACGCGTCGCCATCGCCCGCGCGTTGGCCCCCGAACCGCGCCTGATCGTCTGCGACGAACCCGTCTCAGCTCTCGACCTGTCCACCCAGGCCCGCGTCCTCGACCTGTTCCTCGACATCCAACGCCGCACCGGCGTCGCCTACTTGTTCGTCACCCACGACCTCTCGGTCGTCCGCTACGTCAGCCACCGCGTCACCGTGCTGTATCGCGGCGACTGCGTGGAAACCGGTTCGGCCGACGCCGTCACCACGTCCCCCCAACACGCGTACACCCGCAAGCTCATGCTCGCCTCCCCCGTGACCGACCCGATCGAACAGCAGAAGCGCCGCTCCGAACGCCGCCGCCTCGCGGCACTCGCTACTCAGGATGCCGGTGTCGGTCAAAACTGA
- a CDS encoding dipeptide/oligopeptide/nickel ABC transporter permease/ATP-binding protein: MSTAPLAAEPPASLAAAEPQRRKPTFARLLRDPQAVVSAVLLVVIFAAGLLTPLLTSHGPNDASLDHIDAGPGTPGYLLGGDSSGRDIYARLLNSINTSLISALIATSIALAIGVTAGLVGGYFGTRVRVATEWLFNLLMTFPGLLLLIVLMPVTKGDYRATMAIFGVLMSPGIYRLVRNQVVGVKNELFVDAARVSGLSNLRILGRHVLFVVRGPVIIATAFLIGSAISLQAGLAFLGLGSSDTASFGSMISEGFHNLYNEPLQFLWPSLLLGLINAFLVLFGNSLRDTLEGAQRKPSTNTRAKADKKSGPGQGAESSRTAASAPPPAGAEAAEPVSGLLTIEDLAIAYPIPSGELREVVSGVTFSVDAGEVLGIVGESGSGKTQTAFATLGVLPTEAVVTHGSIKLDGQELLGLGERELRGLRGKVIAYVPQEPMSNLDPAFTVGSQLVEGLRATKDITRRDARAHILALLERVGIADPERTFASYPHQISGGMAQRVLIAGAVACRPKLLIADEPTTALDVTVQAEILDLLRELQEELNMAILLVTHNFGVVADICDRIAVMSQGQIVETGDVLNILRDPQHNYTRMLLDSILDDSSVRGDHDCGAREFSRKA; this comes from the coding sequence TTGAGCACGGCACCCCTCGCGGCCGAGCCGCCGGCTTCACTTGCCGCGGCCGAGCCGCAGCGCCGCAAACCGACGTTCGCGAGGCTCCTGCGGGACCCGCAGGCGGTCGTCTCCGCCGTTCTGCTGGTGGTCATTTTCGCCGCGGGTCTGCTGACCCCGCTGCTCACCAGCCACGGTCCCAACGACGCGTCACTGGACCACATCGACGCGGGACCCGGCACGCCCGGCTACCTGCTCGGCGGTGACAGCAGCGGACGCGACATCTACGCCCGGCTGCTCAACTCGATCAACACCAGCCTGATCTCCGCCCTCATCGCCACGAGCATCGCGCTGGCGATCGGCGTCACCGCGGGCCTGGTCGGCGGCTACTTCGGCACCCGAGTCCGCGTCGCCACCGAGTGGCTGTTCAACCTCTTGATGACGTTCCCGGGCCTGCTGCTGCTCATCGTGCTCATGCCGGTCACCAAGGGCGACTACCGCGCGACGATGGCGATCTTCGGCGTGCTGATGTCGCCCGGGATCTACCGCCTGGTCCGCAACCAGGTCGTCGGCGTCAAGAACGAGTTGTTCGTCGACGCGGCACGCGTCTCGGGCCTGTCGAACCTGCGCATCCTCGGCCGCCATGTGCTGTTCGTCGTACGCGGGCCGGTCATCATCGCCACCGCGTTCCTCATCGGCTCCGCCATCTCCCTCCAGGCCGGCTTGGCGTTCCTCGGCCTCGGGTCCTCCGACACCGCGAGCTTCGGCTCGATGATCTCCGAAGGGTTTCACAACCTCTACAACGAACCCCTGCAATTCCTTTGGCCGAGCCTGCTGCTGGGCCTGATCAACGCCTTCCTCGTGCTGTTCGGCAACTCGCTCCGTGACACCCTTGAAGGCGCCCAGCGCAAGCCGAGCACGAACACGAGGGCCAAAGCCGACAAGAAATCCGGGCCGGGCCAGGGGGCCGAGTCGAGCAGGACAGCGGCTTCCGCGCCGCCCCCGGCCGGTGCGGAAGCGGCGGAGCCGGTCTCGGGGCTGCTCACCATCGAGGATCTCGCCATCGCCTACCCGATCCCCTCGGGCGAATTGCGCGAGGTCGTCAGCGGGGTGACGTTCAGCGTCGACGCCGGTGAAGTCCTCGGCATCGTCGGGGAGTCCGGCTCGGGCAAGACGCAGACCGCCTTCGCCACCCTGGGCGTACTACCCACGGAAGCAGTTGTCACTCATGGCTCGATCAAGCTGGACGGACAAGAGCTCCTCGGCCTGGGTGAGCGCGAACTGCGCGGCCTGCGCGGCAAAGTCATCGCCTACGTGCCGCAGGAGCCTATGTCCAACCTCGACCCGGCGTTCACCGTCGGATCGCAGCTCGTCGAAGGCCTCCGCGCGACCAAGGACATCACCCGCCGCGACGCACGCGCGCACATCCTCGCTCTGCTCGAACGGGTCGGAATCGCCGACCCCGAGCGCACCTTCGCCTCCTACCCGCACCAGATATCCGGCGGCATGGCCCAGCGCGTCCTCATCGCCGGCGCCGTCGCCTGCCGCCCCAAACTCCTGATCGCCGACGAGCCGACCACTGCCCTCGACGTCACCGTTCAGGCGGAGATCCTCGATCTGCTGCGCGAATTGCAGGAAGAGCTCAACATGGCGATCCTGCTGGTGACCCACAACTTCGGCGTCGTCGCCGACATCTGCGACCGCATCGCCGTGATGAGCCAAGGGCAGATCGTCGAGACAGGCGACGTGCTGAACATCCTCCGCGACCCGCAGCACAACTACACCCGCATGCTCCTCGACTCCATCCTCGACGACAGCAGCGTGCGCGGCGACCACGATTGCGGTGCGCGCGAGTTCAGCAGGAAGGCCTGA
- a CDS encoding ABC transporter permease → MILYVLRRLGGALLLTVLVTLITFLLLSTSFDSVAASRLGTSATPEAVDAMKAELGLDRPVLVQYFDWLSHAVQGDFGVSLFTSEPVGDAVSSRLSVTLSVITAALLCTALASVALGVLAAWRGGVIDRVAQGASLVGFLIPSLLTAIVLVYVLAIKTDILPATGYTPLADNPGQWLASIMIPVIALSLHGMASLTSQVRGRMIDELRKDYVRTLRTRGIPTRSIVLRHALRNAAGPALTVLSMEFIAMFGGALVIEKVFALPGFGSYAFDSSLQGDIPVIMGVTLFAVLLVVGVNLIVDLLNGWLNPKARIH, encoded by the coding sequence ATGATCCTTTATGTGCTCCGCAGGCTGGGGGGAGCTCTGCTCCTCACGGTCCTGGTCACGCTGATCACGTTCCTGTTGTTGAGCACGTCCTTCGACAGCGTGGCCGCCAGTCGGCTTGGCACCTCGGCCACCCCTGAGGCGGTCGACGCCATGAAGGCCGAACTCGGACTGGACCGCCCGGTGTTGGTCCAGTACTTCGATTGGCTGTCGCACGCGGTCCAAGGTGATTTCGGGGTCTCCCTCTTCACCAGCGAACCGGTCGGCGACGCGGTGTCGTCGCGCCTGAGCGTCACGCTGTCCGTCATCACCGCCGCGCTCTTGTGCACCGCCCTGGCCAGCGTGGCGCTCGGGGTCCTGGCGGCCTGGCGCGGCGGTGTGATCGACCGCGTCGCGCAAGGCGCTTCGCTCGTCGGCTTCCTGATCCCGAGCCTGCTGACCGCGATCGTCCTGGTGTACGTGCTGGCCATCAAGACGGACATCCTGCCCGCGACGGGCTACACACCCCTGGCGGACAATCCCGGTCAGTGGCTCGCGTCCATCATGATCCCCGTCATCGCCCTGTCGCTGCACGGCATGGCGAGCCTCACGTCGCAGGTCCGCGGGCGAATGATCGACGAGCTGCGAAAGGATTACGTGCGCACCTTGCGCACGCGGGGCATCCCGACGCGGTCCATCGTGCTGCGGCACGCGCTGCGCAACGCCGCGGGGCCGGCGCTGACGGTCCTGTCGATGGAGTTCATCGCGATGTTCGGCGGCGCGCTGGTCATCGAGAAGGTCTTCGCGCTCCCCGGGTTCGGCAGCTACGCGTTCGACTCGTCCCTGCAAGGCGACATCCCCGTGATCATGGGCGTCACGCTCTTCGCGGTGCTGCTCGTGGTCGGCGTCAACCTGATCGTCGACCTCCTCAACGGCTGGCTCAACCCGAAGGCGAGGATCCATTGA
- a CDS encoding ABC transporter substrate-binding protein translates to MPTLSRSRRIRRYTPVAVLTSCVLLVTAGCGGSTDNSAAGTDMLSLAVLGTPNSFDVTQLADGQQAYVWGSVYDTLLYADNKGQIQPNAAESWSYSEDGRTLALKLRTGMKFSNSHVVNAGVVKASLDHVRATPGTQQNALGSIETIEAPDETTIVLKLKHPDASLLPSLTMGAGAVADPATMKDPSAALNPIGSGPYVLDKSTVNGSTYVLKKRKDYWNAAAYPFDTVEVKVMGDRTAAVNALQAGQLNAGTVESTQVDQVKSAGFGVTVVPATSVGTLVLADRDGTVVKPLGDLRVRQAINMAFDRQKMATQFLRGVGQPTEQIVNPKSPSHDPALDTTYPYDPAAAKRLLAEAGYPDGFSVTMPSLFFSKPFEPTIAQALKDIGINVTWEPVPAQNNTIALTSGKYAMYFTADGLGAVAKDFKNYFSPEGYRNPFHTQNTEISGLLQKASAEQDPATAAEAFKQVNAYGTKNAWYAPVFYVGTSWVTKKGITYLGDGSSTFSTIRAFGVSN, encoded by the coding sequence ATGCCCACGCTGTCACGATCCCGCCGTATCCGCCGGTACACCCCGGTCGCGGTCCTCACCTCCTGCGTCCTGCTGGTGACGGCGGGGTGCGGCGGTTCGACCGACAACTCCGCCGCCGGCACCGACATGCTGTCCCTGGCCGTGCTGGGTACCCCGAACTCGTTCGACGTGACCCAGCTCGCGGACGGGCAACAGGCGTATGTGTGGGGCTCGGTGTACGACACGCTGCTGTACGCCGACAACAAGGGGCAGATACAGCCGAACGCGGCGGAGAGCTGGTCGTACTCCGAGGACGGGCGCACGCTGGCGCTGAAGCTGCGCACGGGCATGAAGTTCAGCAACAGCCACGTGGTGAACGCGGGCGTCGTGAAGGCGAGCCTGGACCATGTCCGGGCGACGCCGGGGACCCAGCAGAACGCCCTCGGCTCCATCGAGACCATCGAGGCTCCCGACGAGACCACCATCGTGCTCAAGCTCAAGCACCCGGACGCGTCGCTGCTGCCGTCGCTGACGATGGGTGCCGGCGCGGTCGCCGACCCGGCGACGATGAAGGACCCGAGTGCGGCCCTGAACCCGATCGGTTCGGGACCGTACGTCCTGGACAAGTCCACGGTCAACGGCTCGACCTACGTGCTCAAGAAGCGCAAGGACTACTGGAACGCCGCCGCCTACCCGTTCGACACCGTCGAGGTCAAGGTGATGGGCGACCGCACGGCGGCGGTCAACGCGCTGCAGGCGGGCCAGCTCAACGCGGGCACCGTCGAGTCGACGCAGGTCGACCAGGTCAAGAGCGCCGGATTCGGCGTCACGGTCGTCCCGGCCACTTCGGTCGGCACTCTCGTCCTGGCCGACCGGGACGGCACCGTGGTCAAGCCGCTTGGCGACCTGCGGGTGCGCCAGGCGATCAATATGGCGTTCGACCGGCAGAAGATGGCCACCCAGTTCCTGCGGGGCGTCGGCCAACCGACGGAGCAGATCGTCAACCCCAAGAGCCCCTCGCACGACCCGGCGCTGGACACGACATACCCGTACGACCCGGCAGCGGCGAAGAGGCTGCTGGCCGAGGCCGGCTACCCCGACGGGTTCTCTGTGACGATGCCAAGCCTGTTCTTCAGCAAGCCGTTCGAGCCGACCATCGCGCAGGCACTGAAGGACATCGGCATCAACGTCACGTGGGAGCCGGTGCCCGCGCAGAACAACACCATCGCGCTGACCTCCGGCAAGTACGCGATGTACTTCACCGCGGACGGGCTGGGCGCGGTCGCGAAGGACTTCAAGAACTACTTTTCTCCCGAGGGCTACCGCAACCCGTTCCACACGCAGAACACCGAGATCTCCGGGCTCCTGCAAAAGGCGTCGGCCGAGCAGGACCCGGCGACGGCGGCCGAAGCGTTCAAGCAGGTCAACGCCTACGGCACGAAGAACGCGTGGTACGCCCCGGTCTTCTACGTCGGGACCTCCTGGGTGACCAAGAAGGGCATCACCTACCTCGGTGACGGATCGTCGACATTCAGCACCATCCGGGCCTTCGGCGTTTCGAACTAA
- a CDS encoding sugar phosphate isomerase/epimerase family protein — protein sequence MHRLSLNQKTVDRWSLAEAVDGCVRAGITAIGIWREPLHDTGVTRGAKLIRDAGLRVSSLCRGGFFTAPDGPARVQALDDNRRAIDEAAALDAACLVLVVGGLPHGSRDLPGARLRVAEALNELAPYAQKSGVRLALEPMNPVYCADRGVLSTLGQALDLAEQFDPCVVGVVVDTFHVWWDPDVEVQIARAAGRIAGYQVCDWITPLPPDTLLARGVMGDGHIDFPRLGAAVDAAGYRGDTEVEIFNADLWARPGDETVELIKSRYAQHVAVTGGATP from the coding sequence GTGCACCGACTGTCGCTGAACCAGAAGACCGTCGACCGATGGTCGCTCGCCGAGGCCGTGGACGGGTGCGTCCGCGCCGGCATCACGGCGATCGGTATCTGGCGTGAACCGCTGCACGACACGGGTGTCACGCGGGGGGCGAAGCTCATCCGCGATGCCGGATTGCGGGTGTCGTCGCTGTGCCGCGGCGGGTTCTTCACCGCCCCCGACGGCCCCGCTCGCGTCCAAGCCCTCGACGACAACCGGCGGGCGATCGACGAGGCCGCCGCCCTGGACGCCGCGTGCCTCGTCCTGGTCGTCGGTGGCCTGCCCCACGGCTCGCGCGACCTGCCCGGAGCGCGCCTCCGGGTGGCCGAGGCGCTCAACGAACTCGCTCCCTACGCACAGAAGTCCGGCGTTCGCCTGGCGCTGGAGCCGATGAACCCGGTCTACTGCGCCGACCGCGGGGTGCTGTCCACCCTCGGTCAGGCACTCGATCTGGCCGAGCAGTTCGATCCGTGCGTTGTCGGCGTTGTCGTCGACACCTTCCACGTGTGGTGGGACCCGGACGTGGAGGTGCAGATCGCTCGGGCCGCCGGGCGGATCGCCGGCTACCAGGTGTGTGACTGGATCACCCCGCTCCCGCCAGACACCCTGCTCGCGCGCGGCGTCATGGGGGACGGCCACATCGACTTCCCGCGCCTGGGTGCGGCGGTCGACGCCGCCGGATACCGCGGCGACACCGAAGTCGAGATCTTCAACGCCGACCTGTGGGCCAGGCCCGGCGACGAGACCGTGGAACTGATCAAGAGCCGTTACGCGCAGCACGTCGCCGTTACCGGAGGAGCAACGCCATGA
- a CDS encoding sugar phosphate isomerase/epimerase family protein, translating to MTVPSPAAHVGLCSVTYRALSAEELVDLAAEAGLGVIEWGADVHVPPGDTEATRRARESTHTAGLATCSYGSYWCAGRDSSESFATVAATAQGLGARRVRVWAGTQGSATARDRASVARALREAGDIAAAHGLQVATEFHGGTLTDTAASTLRLLDEVGHGAVSTYWQPPLDEPDDVALAGLRDLRDRVAAVHVFSWSPLMDRLPLTGREALWRGALELLLPVDLLLEFVPGDDPAVLGQEAATLRSWLP from the coding sequence GTGACTGTTCCGTCACCAGCGGCCCATGTCGGTCTGTGCTCGGTCACGTACCGGGCGCTGTCCGCGGAGGAACTCGTCGACCTGGCCGCCGAAGCGGGGCTCGGCGTTATCGAGTGGGGAGCCGACGTCCACGTGCCGCCCGGGGACACCGAGGCGACGCGGCGGGCCCGGGAGAGCACGCACACGGCCGGGCTGGCGACGTGCTCGTACGGCTCCTACTGGTGTGCGGGGCGGGACAGTTCCGAGTCGTTCGCGACGGTGGCCGCCACCGCCCAAGGGTTGGGCGCGCGGCGGGTACGGGTGTGGGCGGGGACCCAGGGATCGGCGACCGCGCGGGACCGCGCGTCCGTGGCCCGCGCGCTACGCGAGGCGGGAGACATCGCCGCCGCCCACGGGCTGCAGGTGGCAACGGAGTTCCACGGCGGAACACTGACCGACACCGCCGCGTCGACGCTGCGGCTGCTGGACGAGGTCGGCCACGGCGCGGTGTCCACGTACTGGCAACCACCCCTGGACGAGCCGGACGACGTCGCTCTCGCGGGGCTGCGGGACCTGCGCGACCGCGTCGCCGCCGTGCATGTGTTCTCCTGGTCGCCGCTGATGGACCGGTTGCCGCTCACCGGCCGCGAAGCGCTGTGGCGCGGAGCCCTGGAACTGCTGCTCCCGGTCGACCTGCTCCTGGAATTCGTCCCGGGCGACGACCCGGCCGTGCTCGGGCAGGAGGCCGCGACCCTGCGGTCCTGGCTCCCGTAA
- a CDS encoding LacI family DNA-binding transcriptional regulator gives MEQTAQTAQNAQATLADVAAAAGVSLATASRALNGSTRQVGEDLRRRVLDAARELNYAPNASAQAMVRGRGNVVGLLVHDIADPYFSSIAAGVMRIADEHRLLVTLASTRRRAESELEHLAALRGQRGRAAILVGSRTTDKEATEALRREAAAFTASGGHVVAISQRALPVDTVVVENRAGARLLAEELTQLGYRRFAVLAGPADVLTARDRLQGFRDGLVAGKGRIPQGAVLHGAFTRDGGYEAMTELLARRGARPDCVFAVNDVMAVGAMAACRHLGVDLPGDMAIAGFDDITTLRDVTPGLTTVRLPLERMGEIAMDLVLTARPETASRLRRIRGEVVLRASTPAR, from the coding sequence ATGGAGCAGACCGCGCAGACCGCGCAGAACGCACAAGCGACGTTGGCGGACGTTGCCGCGGCGGCCGGAGTATCCCTGGCGACGGCGTCGCGGGCGCTGAACGGCAGCACCCGCCAGGTAGGCGAAGACCTGCGGCGCCGCGTGCTGGACGCCGCGCGGGAACTGAACTACGCGCCCAACGCGTCGGCGCAGGCGATGGTGCGCGGCCGCGGCAACGTCGTGGGCCTGCTCGTGCACGACATCGCCGATCCCTACTTCTCCTCGATCGCCGCAGGCGTGATGCGGATCGCCGACGAGCACCGGCTGCTCGTGACGTTGGCGAGCACGCGGCGGCGGGCGGAGAGCGAGCTGGAGCATCTGGCCGCGCTGCGCGGTCAGCGCGGGCGGGCGGCGATCCTGGTCGGCAGCCGTACCACGGACAAGGAGGCCACCGAGGCGCTGCGCCGCGAGGCGGCGGCGTTCACCGCTTCCGGGGGCCATGTCGTGGCGATCAGCCAGCGGGCGCTTCCCGTGGACACGGTGGTGGTGGAGAACCGCGCGGGCGCCCGCCTTCTCGCCGAGGAACTCACCCAACTCGGGTACCGGCGTTTCGCGGTGCTGGCCGGGCCCGCCGACGTCCTCACCGCCCGAGACCGCCTTCAGGGCTTCCGGGATGGCCTGGTTGCGGGCAAGGGCCGTATCCCGCAAGGCGCGGTGCTGCACGGCGCGTTCACCCGCGACGGCGGCTACGAGGCGATGACCGAGCTGCTCGCCCGCCGCGGGGCGCGCCCCGACTGCGTCTTCGCGGTCAACGACGTCATGGCCGTCGGCGCCATGGCCGCCTGCCGTCACCTGGGAGTGGACCTGCCCGGCGACATGGCCATCGCCGGCTTCGACGACATCACCACCCTGCGGGACGTCACGCCCGGCCTGACGACGGTACGGCTGCCTCTGGAGCGCATGGGCGAGATCGCCATGGACCTGGTGTTGACCGCACGACCGGAGACCGCTTCCAGGTTGCGGCGCATCCGCGGGGAGGTCGTCCTCCGCGCCAGCACCCCGGCCCGATAG